A single region of the Nicotiana sylvestris chromosome 6, ASM39365v2, whole genome shotgun sequence genome encodes:
- the LOC138870916 gene encoding uncharacterized protein, translated as MDHALFQLKVPSDLGLHNTGGGITAYALAQSSLVAHVKAKQDEDPYLVKLKEGVRNKEITAFTLGSDRVLKLNDRLYVSDVDGLRKAIMEEAHSSRYSIHPGATKMYLDLKELYWWKGMKKQVADHMAKCLNCQQVNVEHQRPGGLAQDI; from the exons ATGGATCATGCTCTATTTCAGCTCAAAGTGCCTAGTGATTTGGGGCTTCACAATACTGGAG GAGGTATAACTGCTTATGCCTTAGCGCAATCCTCCCTAGTTgcgcatgttaaggctaagcaagacgaagatccgtacttagtgaagttaaaagaaggagtcagaaacaaagaaatcactgctttcactctaggaagtgacagagttttgaagttgaatgatcgATTATATGTGTCTGATGTAGATGGTCTTAGGAAGGCCATAATGGAGGAAGCTCATAGTTCGAGGTACTCTATCCACCCAGGTGCTACCAAAATGTATCTAGATTTGAAAGAGTTGTATTGGTGGAAAGGcatgaagaaacaagtagcagatcATATGGCTAAATGTTTGAATTGCCAACAAGTCAATgtcgagcatcagagacctggtggccTAGCCCAAGATATATAG
- the LOC138870917 gene encoding uncharacterized protein produces the protein MGLPHEDPQQHILNFLEISDTYITNGVTPDYVRLTLFPFSLLGEAKRWLKAEPANSITSWNDLARKFLARFFPSGKTTKIKTWERFKGLLRDCPHHNQTNEVLAHTFIKGLHPEIKIVVDIAGGGQVLEKSFDEIYALLNKFSKSNPDWQGEMGRYTVQKSVGVLELDVFSALLMQISTLTSQVNQMTLIINKKQAQLVQQVQVFCEICGEGHTRDICLANPESICFVGNSNRGQTNQYVKYIKDIVKNKMRLTEFETVALTEECSSRIQGKLPKKLKDPGSFTIQISIAKYAVGRTLCDLGASINLMPLSVFRQLGLGEARPTTIILQLADCSHAHPKGVIEDVLVQVGSFNIPG, from the exons ATGGGTCTTCCACACGAGGATCCACAACAGCATATTCTGAACTTCTTGGAGATTAGTGATACTTATATCACTAACGGAGTCACTCCAGATTATGTGAGGCTCACACTATTTCCATTCTCTCTTTTGGGCGAAGCTAAGCGATGGCTAAAGGCAGAACCAGCTAATTCTATTACATCATGGAATGATTTGGCAAGAAAATTTCTGGCGAGGTTCTTCCCTTCAGGCAAAACTACAAAGATCAAAA CTTGGGAAAGGTTCAAGGGGCTACTCAGAGACTGTCCTCATCACAATCAGACGAACGAAGTGTTAGCTCACACTTTCATAAAAGGGCTACATCCTGAAATAAAGATTGTGGTAGATATTGCAGGTGGAGGTCAGGTGCTGGAGAAAAGCTTTGACGAGATATATGCATTATTGAACAAATTCTCCAAAAGCAATCCGGATTGGCAAGGAGAGATGGGCAGATACACAGTGCAAAAGTCTGTAGGAGTTCTTGAGTTAGATGTCTTCTCAGCATTATTAATGCAGATTTCTACACTAACCAGCCAAGTCAATCAGATGACCTTGATTATCAACAAGAAACAAGCACAATTGGTACAACAAGTTCAAGTGTTTTGTGAAATATGTGGAGAGGGTCACACGAGAGACATATGCCTCGCTAACCCAGAGTCTATCTGCTTTGTGGGTAATTCAAATAGGGGCCAAACAAACCAATATGTAAAATATATCAAGGACAttgtgaaaaataaaatgaggctAACCGAGTTCGAAACTGTGGCACTCACTGAGGAGTGCAGTTCAAGAATTCAGGGCAAGTTACCTAAAAAATTGAAGGATCCGGGTAGTTTCACTATCCAAATCTCGATTGCTAAATATGCTGTTGGGCGAACTTTATGTGATCTTGGAGCGAGCATCAATTTGATGCCGCTATCTGTGTTCAGACAGTTGGGGTTGGGTGAGGCACGCCCAACAACAATTATCTTACAGTTAGCTGATTGCTCCCATGCTCATCCTAAgggagtgattgaagatgtgttaGTTCAAGTGGGTTCTTTCAATATTCCaggctga